The proteins below come from a single Falco peregrinus isolate bFalPer1 chromosome Z, bFalPer1.pri, whole genome shotgun sequence genomic window:
- the S1PR3 gene encoding sphingosine 1-phosphate receptor 3, producing the protein MMAAVTMSPDALVGPHGNEEMDSLIVLHYNYTGKLILREKATDNIDLPTIAFLILCSFIVLENLMVLIAIWKNNKFHNRMYFFIGNLALCDLLAGIVYKVNILMSGKKTLSLSSTIWFVREGSMFVALGASTFSLLAIAIERHLTMIKMRPYDANKKYRVFLLIGTCWLISISLGALPILGWNCINNLADCSTILPLYSKKYVAFCISIFIAILVAIVILYARIYILVKSSSRNVTNHNNSERSMALLRTVVIVVSVFIACWSPLFILFLIDVACRVKECSVLYKANWFIALAVINSAMNPIIYTLASKEMRRAFFRLVCGCLVKSGVDRSLPIQPTPDHSRSKSSSSNTHKPKEDFPPMHVPLYIAEKNESSFHNGNFCITTTWDGVRNSPWEEVQPVGQDPIFWQWDPTLLPSPGTFADAGGKMQYNRIMLKGISPIIPDCCVGSGMKAHLVWKTWSPRLTLLRGCSRETCMKTTLCFMTALPASVQDGVQRQRDSMRLRAVKTS; encoded by the exons ATGATGGCAGCAGTTACCATGTCACCTGATGCTCTTGTCGGCCCTCACGGAAATGAAGAGATGGACTCTCTGATCGTATTGCATTATAATTACACAGGAAAGCTTATTTTAAGGGAAAAGGCAACGGATAACATAGACCTGCCCACTATTGCATTTCTGATCCTATGTAGTTTCATAGTCCTGGAAAACTTGATGGTGTTGATTGCCATATGGAAAAACAATAAATTTCACAACCGCATGTACTTTTTTATTGGCAATCTAGCTCTCTGTGATCTTTTAGCTGGCATTGTTTACAAAGTAAATATTCTTATGTCTGGGAAGAAGACTCTGAGCTTGTCCTCCACAATCTGGTTCGTTAGGGAAGGCAGCATGTTTGTTGCCCTGGGAGCTTCCACTTTCAGCTTACTGGCAATAGCTATTGAGCGGCATTTGACCATGATTAAAATGAGGCCTTATGATGCcaataaaaaatacagagtgTTCCTTCTCATTGGTACATGCTGGCTTATTTCGATTTCCTTGGGTGCCTTACCCATCCTCGGCTGGAACTGTATAAACAACTTAGCAGATTGCTCGACAATTTTGCCTCTGTACTCCAAGAAGTATGTTGCATTCTGCATTAGTATCTTCATTGCCATTTTGGTTGCCATTGTCATCCTTTATGCCCGTATCTACATCCTGGTAAAGTCCAGCAGCCGTAATGTCACTAACCACAATAACTCAGAGCGGTCCATGGCTCTCCTTAGGACTGTTGTGATCGTTGTTAGTGTCTTCATTGCCTGTTGGTCTCCACTGTTCATCCTGTTCCTCATCGATGTGGCCTGCAGAGTCAAGGAGTGCTCTGTCTTGTACAAAGCCAACTGGTTTATTGCTCTGGCAGTCATCAATTCTGCAATGAACCCCATCATCTACACTCTAGCCAGTAAGGAAATGCGTCGCGCTTTCTTTCGCCTGGTTTGTGGCTGCCTGGTGAAATCCGGTGTGGACAGATCTTTGCCTATTCAGCCCACACCAGATCACAGTCGAAGTaaatccagcagcagcaataccCACAAGCCAAAGGAAGATTTCCCACCAATGCATGTTCCCTTGTATATTGCTGAGAAAAATGAATCTTCATTTCACAACGGAAACTTCT GCATTACCACAACATGGGATGGTGTTAGAAATTCTCCCTGGGAAGAAGTTCAGCCAGTGGGACAAGATCCCATTTTCTGGCAATGGGACCCTACACTCCTACCGTCTCCAGGCACTTTTGCAGATGCAGGAGGGAAGATGCAGTACAACAGGATCATGCTGAAGGGCATATCTCCAATTATACCTGACTGCTGTGTTGGATCTGGAATGAAAGCCCATTTAGTTTGGAAGACCTGGAGCCCCAGACTTACTCTTTTGAGAGGCTGTTCCAGAGAAACCTGTATGAAAACAACTTTATGTTTCATGACTGCCTTACCAGCCTCAGTACAGGATGGTGTTCAGCGTCAAAGGGATTCCATGAGACTTAGAGCAGTTAAGACTTCATAA